A genomic window from Acinetobacter lwoffii includes:
- a CDS encoding sensor histidine kinase codes for MSSACSRSSKRQRLKWIGVFVLCSWLCLFCSISQAQNHFQINDLCQVKIEYIQKVQAQGPTEMPTSGWQSVRLPDNWQNNWKNYHGGAWYKIVWRWSCQDNIRLAEPVAFSIDYINSAGAVFLNGDLLWSDRNLQEPLSKSWNMPRYWVFPISGLRKDSNEILIYVNGYSFQSAGLGNIQFNNVLVNSQQYLEKIWDRRTVFQINMIFSATIGLICFIIWLFRRSETTFGWLALSSLLWILFISNVLTTENFPFHSTISAAKANMLFFIAYIHCFCLYLIRFVKQKFKQLERGFILVSVLSSLLVMISSLDYLEQVLGGVFIIYVLLFISCTVYVSYQAIKTRNGEYLFLTLCLWGILLCVVIDLIMLNQTQVNEFSPLSPYTSPIITLFVVLIMGTRLNRNVRKIEKFNTQLERKVQQVSADLNKSLSDKHQLELTNVRLQERINLSHELHDGLGGSIVRSMILVDQSSETVSKQQFLSMLKLLRDDLRQIIDSGSSIENKVPQTPVLWIAPVRYRFTQLMEEMGIVVEWSFPKVWQREPTALQCLTLIRVVEESLTNIIKHSQASQVKVSLEYSQPHQLTLSIQDNGIGFDADMVQKNGLSIGMRSMKMRVERMGGLFQIESEQGDTLIRVVLELYQP; via the coding sequence ATGTCATCTGCCTGTTCCAGAAGCAGCAAACGGCAGCGACTGAAATGGATCGGTGTTTTTGTCCTGTGCAGCTGGCTTTGCTTGTTCTGTAGTATCAGTCAGGCACAAAACCATTTTCAGATTAATGATCTTTGTCAGGTGAAGATCGAATATATTCAGAAGGTTCAGGCTCAGGGTCCTACCGAGATGCCGACATCGGGCTGGCAAAGCGTACGTTTGCCGGATAACTGGCAGAATAACTGGAAGAATTATCATGGGGGTGCCTGGTACAAGATTGTCTGGCGTTGGTCATGTCAGGACAATATTCGTCTTGCAGAACCGGTTGCCTTTTCTATTGATTATATTAATTCGGCAGGTGCCGTGTTCCTGAATGGTGACTTGCTTTGGTCTGACCGGAACTTGCAAGAGCCCTTGTCGAAAAGCTGGAATATGCCGCGTTACTGGGTTTTCCCGATTAGCGGTTTGCGTAAAGACAGTAATGAAATCCTGATTTATGTAAATGGCTACAGTTTCCAAAGCGCGGGCCTGGGCAATATTCAGTTTAATAATGTGTTGGTGAATAGCCAGCAGTATTTGGAAAAAATCTGGGATCGCCGTACCGTATTCCAGATCAATATGATTTTCTCTGCCACGATTGGGCTGATCTGTTTCATTATCTGGTTATTCCGGCGTTCAGAAACCACTTTTGGCTGGCTGGCACTCAGTTCACTGTTGTGGATTCTGTTTATTTCCAATGTCTTGACTACAGAAAATTTTCCATTTCACTCCACGATTTCGGCAGCTAAAGCCAATATGCTTTTTTTTATTGCCTATATCCATTGTTTTTGTCTGTATCTGATCCGCTTTGTAAAACAGAAATTTAAGCAGTTGGAGCGAGGATTTATTCTGGTCAGCGTTCTGTCCAGCTTACTGGTTATGATCAGTTCCTTGGATTATCTGGAGCAGGTACTGGGCGGAGTGTTTATCATCTATGTATTGCTCTTTATTAGTTGTACTGTATATGTCAGCTATCAGGCCATCAAAACCCGAAATGGAGAATATCTTTTCCTGACGCTGTGTCTCTGGGGGATTTTGCTGTGTGTAGTCATCGACCTGATCATGTTGAACCAAACCCAGGTCAATGAATTTTCACCTTTATCCCCCTATACCTCACCGATTATTACCCTGTTTGTCGTGCTGATTATGGGCACACGCTTGAATCGTAATGTCAGGAAAATCGAAAAATTTAATACCCAGTTAGAACGTAAAGTTCAGCAGGTCAGTGCCGACCTGAATAAAAGCCTGAGCGATAAACATCAACTGGAGCTGACGAATGTTCGTCTGCAAGAACGGATTAATCTGTCACATGAACTGCATGACGGGTTGGGAGGGTCTATTGTCCGTTCCATGATTCTGGTGGATCAAAGTAGCGAAACAGTTTCTAAACAGCAGTTTCTTTCCATGCTGAAACTGCTCAGAGATGATCTCAGACAAATCATTGACAGTGGTTCATCTATTGAAAATAAAGTCCCACAAACGCCGGTACTCTGGATCGCACCGGTACGTTATCGTTTTACCCAGCTGATGGAAGAAATGGGGATTGTAGTTGAATGGTCATTTCCAAAAGTCTGGCAGCGTGAACCAACGGCATTACAGTGTTTGACCTTGATCCGAGTAGTCGAAGAAAGTCTGACCAATATCATTAAGCATAGTCAGGCCAGTCAGGTAAAAGTCAGTCTGGAATATTCCC
- a CDS encoding response regulator: protein MTASEAVLPVPVLIVEDEYVIQRRLKIILSNLGYQDDVLLFANTVKEAYAVLQQQPIALALVDLGLPDGSGISIIEKIREQDAQALILVVSAWSTQDSLFRAIQAGATGYVLKERDDVEVALAIRSILRGGAPIDPFVAREILKQISIPTISGTVEQNRPAADQETLTQREQEILSLVAQGLSNREIAEQLCVSRYTVESHIKHIYRKLSVSKRTKAVSTARHLGIL, encoded by the coding sequence ATGACAGCATCGGAGGCAGTCTTGCCAGTACCAGTATTAATCGTTGAAGATGAATATGTCATCCAGCGCCGTTTAAAAATCATATTAAGCAATCTAGGTTATCAGGATGACGTTCTGTTATTTGCCAATACGGTGAAAGAAGCATATGCCGTTTTGCAGCAACAGCCGATTGCACTGGCCTTAGTAGATTTGGGTTTACCAGATGGAAGTGGGATTTCAATTATTGAAAAAATCCGCGAACAGGACGCACAAGCGTTGATTCTGGTGGTGTCTGCCTGGAGTACCCAAGATAGCCTGTTTAGGGCAATTCAGGCCGGTGCGACCGGTTATGTGCTGAAAGAACGGGATGATGTTGAAGTCGCCTTGGCTATTCGCAGTATTTTGCGTGGCGGTGCACCGATTGATCCCTTTGTTGCCCGTGAAATTTTAAAACAGATTTCTATTCCCACCATTTCAGGAACAGTAGAACAGAACAGGCCAGCTGCGGATCAGGAAACGCTCACACAGCGGGAGCAGGAAATCCTGTCCTTGGTTGCGCAAGGTCTGAGTAATCGTGAAATTGCCGAGCAGCTCTGTGTATCACGCTATACCGTCGAAAGTCATATCAAGCATATTTACCGCAAACTCTCGGTCAGTAAACGTACCAAGGCGGTCAGTACCGCACGGCATCTGGGAATTCTGTAA
- a CDS encoding glutathione S-transferase N-terminal domain-containing protein — MLSHQIKVVQALASSIAEGGRGMVGTPFPNQPEKALKLYEYEGSPFCRRVREVMTLLNLDYEVYPCPRGGTHFRPEVQQLGGKLQFPFLVDENTGDRLYESQDIIDHLFKHYGKTGKTPKKYAHYPKIPVAAIAGTVLNGLRGGMVNPKIKDRPTPELLLELWGFEASPYTRIVRAVLSELEVPFVFHNVAKERWQDYGPAKLRLKPGKYEPLPGGKREHLFEMMGNNIQLPYLVDPNTDTKMFESAEIVKYLKQQYGTA; from the coding sequence ATGTTGAGTCATCAAATTAAAGTTGTACAAGCTTTGGCCTCTTCAATCGCTGAAGGTGGACGTGGGATGGTGGGTACACCGTTTCCAAATCAGCCTGAAAAAGCCTTGAAGCTCTATGAATACGAGGGTTCACCATTTTGTCGTCGGGTGCGTGAAGTCATGACCTTGCTAAATCTGGATTATGAAGTTTATCCATGTCCACGAGGGGGTACTCATTTCCGTCCTGAGGTGCAGCAATTGGGTGGAAAACTGCAATTTCCTTTTTTAGTTGATGAAAATACCGGTGATCGACTCTATGAGTCTCAGGATATTATCGATCATCTGTTCAAGCATTATGGCAAAACCGGCAAAACTCCCAAGAAATATGCTCACTATCCTAAAATTCCAGTGGCTGCAATTGCGGGAACCGTCCTCAATGGTTTACGCGGCGGAATGGTGAATCCCAAGATTAAGGATCGGCCAACACCTGAACTGTTATTAGAATTATGGGGCTTTGAGGCCAGTCCTTATACCCGAATTGTACGCGCCGTTTTGAGTGAACTGGAAGTGCCGTTTGTTTTTCATAATGTCGCTAAAGAGCGCTGGCAAGATTATGGACCGGCCAAATTGCGTTTAAAACCGGGAAAATATGAACCACTACCAGGCGGTAAGCGTGAACATTTGTTTGAAATGATGGGAAATAATATTCAGCTTCCCTATCTGGTCGATCCAAATACAGATACCAAAATGTTTGAATCGGCTGAGATTGTGAAATATTTAAAACAGCAATACGGTACTGCTTAA
- the rraA gene encoding ribonuclease E activity regulator RraA, with translation MSTAAFVTCDLLDDHPELELQVVTPCLDGKFFKSYGARKTFGGQIVTVKCFEDNSRVKELLATDGTGKVLVVDGGASMRCALMGDLIAESAVKNHWNGVIIYGCVRDVDAIAELDLGVHALAAIPQKSNRKGVGEVDISLCFGGVTFNAGEYVYADNNGIVVSKTALVA, from the coding sequence GTGTCTACAGCAGCATTTGTTACCTGTGACTTGTTAGATGATCATCCAGAATTAGAGCTTCAGGTGGTGACACCTTGCCTGGACGGTAAATTTTTTAAGAGTTATGGGGCGCGCAAAACCTTTGGCGGTCAGATTGTGACAGTAAAATGTTTTGAAGATAACTCGCGGGTGAAAGAGTTGTTGGCCACAGATGGAACAGGCAAGGTCCTGGTCGTAGATGGCGGTGCATCCATGCGCTGTGCCTTGATGGGTGACCTGATTGCAGAATCAGCGGTAAAAAATCACTGGAATGGCGTAATTATTTATGGTTGCGTTCGTGATGTCGATGCGATTGCTGAACTTGATCTTGGTGTGCATGCATTGGCGGCTATTCCGCAAAAGAGCAACCGCAAGGGTGTGGGTGAAGTTGATATCTCTCTCTGTTTTGGTGGTGTCACGTTTAATGCAGGCGAGTATGTCTATGCAGACAATAATGGTATTGTGGTGTCTAAAACAGCATTAGTGGCTTAA
- a CDS encoding NAD(P)H-binding protein, whose protein sequence is MTKSLTHPIVIGATGLVGKQLIKRLQDEPTCQQITAVVRKHQNDLDALDKVQQLVLEDFLMLNDQDVSKHSHGFSCLGSTMKKAGSKQAFYSIDYTINAHFAELLQQTSAHYLLLSAMGADSQSHFYYNRVKGELEEYIQTLSLDRISLIRPSLLIGERPEQRFLEDIAQQVYHKVSRFIPDSFAYKPVTAEQVAHTMVEAALTQTVKFEIYDNLRIQKMK, encoded by the coding sequence ATGACTAAATCACTGACTCATCCCATCGTGATAGGTGCCACTGGCTTGGTGGGAAAACAACTGATAAAACGTTTGCAAGATGAGCCGACTTGCCAGCAGATTACTGCAGTGGTCAGAAAACATCAAAATGATCTGGATGCTTTGGATAAAGTTCAACAACTGGTACTGGAAGATTTCCTGATGTTGAATGATCAGGATGTCAGCAAGCATAGCCATGGTTTTAGCTGCCTGGGCAGCACCATGAAAAAAGCCGGATCCAAACAGGCATTTTATAGTATTGACTATACCATAAATGCTCACTTTGCAGAGCTGTTACAGCAAACCTCAGCCCATTATCTTTTGCTAAGCGCAATGGGTGCCGATTCCCAATCGCATTTTTACTATAATCGGGTCAAAGGTGAACTGGAAGAATATATACAAACATTGTCCTTGGACAGAATCAGTTTGATTCGACCTTCATTGCTCATTGGTGAACGTCCAGAGCAGCGTTTTTTGGAAGATATCGCGCAGCAGGTTTACCACAAAGTATCGCGTTTTATTCCGGATAGTTTTGCGTATAAGCCAGTGACAGCCGAGCAGGTGGCTCATACTATGGTCGAGGCCGCGCTAACTCAGACGGTAAAATTTGAAATTTATGATAATTTACGCATACAAAAAATGAAATGA
- the rpsT gene encoding 30S ribosomal protein S20, whose protein sequence is MANSAQAKKRARQNVKARKHNASLRSMVRTYLKRTLAAISTNDYAVATEAYKSLVPVIDRMADKGIIHKNKAARHKSRLNAQVKALASN, encoded by the coding sequence GTGGCAAACTCTGCTCAAGCTAAAAAACGTGCTCGTCAAAACGTTAAAGCACGCAAACACAACGCAAGCTTGCGTTCTATGGTTCGTACCTATCTTAAACGTACATTAGCTGCTATCAGCACTAATGACTATGCAGTTGCTACTGAAGCGTACAAATCGCTTGTTCCAGTAATCGACCGTATGGCTGACAAAGGCATCATCCATAAAAACAAAGCAGCTCGTCATAAGAGCCGCTTGAACGCGCAAGTTAAAGCACTAGCTTCTAACTAA